The genomic DNA TAAAATGACCTGACGTTGTTTTGGTGCTCTATTTAGATTTTCTAATAATTGTTGAAGTGCCGTTTCTGAAGAAAAACTGGCTCCTAGTTTTACATAACGAACCAGTTTTGGCTTATACTTTTCATAGACTTCTTCTTCTACAGAAATAGCCTCTTTTTCAATTAATCGCTTAATAACCGGTAATACATTCTTTTTATCAAGGATATTAGAAATATCATGAATTTTTAAAGACGACTGATGGTGTAATGCTTCGTAAACCAAAAACTCATCATCTTTCAATATACCTTCATCAATGCTTTTAATAGTATTCTTTAAAATAACGGTTTCGCTTTCTAAAATAAATGCACTTGGTAAAGCAGCCCGCATCACATCCCCTAGCGTACACATGTAGTAGTTAGAAATCCATTGCCACAATTGTAATTGCTTTTCTGTTACAATAGGAGAATCATCTAGAATTTGCTGAATATCCTTAGCTTCGTATGCTGTGGGGGCTTCCTGATGTATTTTATAAACTATTCCTGTATAAATTTTAGACTTTCCAAAAGGAACAGCAACACGCATACCAACTTTTAAAAAATCAGCTTCAGACGCTGTTACATTATAAGTAAATAACTTTTTAAGCGGAACAGGAATTATAACGTCTATAAAAAAGCTCAAAGAAAATGTATGTTTTTTAGTTATTAATTAACACGCTCCCAATATTGGGTTGCATAAAAAAAGGAAATATAACCTCTTACTTGTAAAATATTAGGGTTATTGGTTAGCTTTAATCTGCAATCATATTTTTTTCCTCTCTCTGGATCAAATATAGTTCCGTTTTTATAGTATTCACCTTCCGGTTTCATATTCTTAATTAAAACCAGGCCCAAAACAGGTTTGTCCTTTTCTTCTCCAACACATTTTTCACACAAAGCGTCTTTTTTGTCCGAATTTAATATCTCTACTATCTTACCAAAAACATAATCATTTTCTTTATAAATCTCAACTATAGATTTTGCTTCTTTAGTTTCATCATCAATAGTCTTCCACTTCCCAAAAATATCCTGCGAAAAGGCACAAATATTAACAAAACAGCAAAAAAACAAAACAACTTTTTTTAATCTTAACATTGTTTACGCAATTTATTCAGAGAGGCATTTAATTCGTAACCTAACAACAAAATATTAGCATTAAGCCACAAATAAAATAACAGAATTAATAACGCTCCAATAGAGCCATATAGTTTATTGTATTGTCCAAAATTTTCAATATAAAGCCCAAATAAATAAGATGATAAAATAATGAGTAATGTTGTAAATAATGCACCTACGGAAAAGAATTTTGAATGTTTTCCTTCCTGAGTACCAAAATAATATAAAGTTGCTGTTGCCAGATATACCATAAGAACGAAAAATGCATATTTAGCTATATCTGTCCACAATACATTTTGACTTTGCACCTGGTAGCCCTTATTTTCTAATACATCAAATAATTCTTGTACAACATATATTTGAAAATACCCTAAAACAGCTATGGTAATAATAAGTAAAAACGCTAATATTAATGCGATACCTAATGCATACAGATATTGTTTAAAAAAATTCCGGTTTAATTGCTGGTGATATGAATTTTCGAAACCCGAAAACACAGCATTTACACCATTTGCCATCAAAGCTATCGATAATATAAAAACTGATGATAGTAGACCGCCTCGTTGTGATTGATCAATATTCTCAAAAATATTTTCAAAGAAAAAATCAGATGTGTTTGGTGGTAAAAAAGATTCCAAAAAGGTTAAAAACTCAATTTTAAAATCATCTATCGGCACATATGGAATAATGATTAAAACAAATAATAAAAAAGGAAACAGTGCCATAAAAAAACTAAAGGCTATAGCACTTGCACGGGTTGTTAAAGCACCACGTACAATACCTGTAATATAAAGTTCTAATAAATCGTAAAACGATAACCCTTCAAGACCTGGTAATTTTAGTTTCTTGAAAACTCGCACCAAGACATTTATTACTGGAATCTTATCAAGTTTGTCTTCAATAGGCTTGGTCATTCATTTAGTATAAACGTCTAAAAGTTTATTGTTTCATACACAAAAACCTAAACTAATTTGAAAGTAATAAAAACTAATTTACAGCTTTTAAACTTAAATCCAT from Flavivirga abyssicola includes the following:
- a CDS encoding DUF2147 domain-containing protein, giving the protein MLRLKKVVLFFCCFVNICAFSQDIFGKWKTIDDETKEAKSIVEIYKENDYVFGKIVEILNSDKKDALCEKCVGEEKDKPVLGLVLIKNMKPEGEYYKNGTIFDPERGKKYDCRLKLTNNPNILQVRGYISFFYATQYWERVN
- a CDS encoding YihY/virulence factor BrkB family protein, whose product is MTKPIEDKLDKIPVINVLVRVFKKLKLPGLEGLSFYDLLELYITGIVRGALTTRASAIAFSFFMALFPFLLFVLIIIPYVPIDDFKIEFLTFLESFLPPNTSDFFFENIFENIDQSQRGGLLSSVFILSIALMANGVNAVFSGFENSYHQQLNRNFFKQYLYALGIALILAFLLIITIAVLGYFQIYVVQELFDVLENKGYQVQSQNVLWTDIAKYAFFVLMVYLATATLYYFGTQEGKHSKFFSVGALFTTLLIILSSYLFGLYIENFGQYNKLYGSIGALLILLFYLWLNANILLLGYELNASLNKLRKQC